In Sporosarcina sp. PTS2304, a genomic segment contains:
- a CDS encoding glucosamine-6-phosphate deaminase — protein MENLNLIRTKNPHTAANVVTDIIKEKIDNGFLNVIGLATGQTMIPIYNEWIKNEDLSFENIVSFNLDEYVGISTKSSNSYTYFMNEYLFKRKKFKESFIPDGMAENVNVECEQYESLIDKYPIDLIILGVGENGHIAFNEPGSPSNSLTHVAKLSDSTKIVNGKYFNNRETIPETAITMGIGTILKAKSILLVAFGEKKRAAINKLLEGKLDSNWPITYLLEHDEVTIVTDIV, from the coding sequence ATGGAAAACTTAAATCTAATTAGAACGAAAAACCCTCATACGGCAGCGAATGTTGTAACTGACATAATAAAAGAGAAAATTGATAACGGCTTTTTAAATGTAATAGGATTAGCGACAGGTCAAACAATGATCCCCATTTACAATGAATGGATAAAAAATGAAGACTTGTCGTTTGAAAACATCGTATCTTTTAATTTAGATGAGTATGTTGGAATTTCTACAAAGAGCAGTAATAGCTATACTTATTTTATGAATGAATACCTTTTTAAACGAAAAAAATTTAAAGAAAGTTTTATTCCCGATGGTATGGCCGAAAATGTAAATGTAGAGTGTGAACAATACGAGTCTTTGATAGATAAATATCCAATTGATTTAATTATCTTAGGCGTAGGCGAGAATGGACATATTGCATTTAATGAGCCTGGTTCACCTTCTAACAGCCTTACACATGTGGCTAAATTGTCAGATTCAACCAAGATTGTTAATGGTAAGTATTTTAATAACCGAGAAACGATTCCAGAAACGGCTATTACAATGGGAATTGGTACAATCTTAAAAGCAAAGAGTATATTACTCGTTGCTTTTGGAGAAAAAAAACGTGCAGCAATTAATAAATTATTAGAGGGAAAACTAGATAGTAATTGGCCTATAACCTATTTATTAGAACATGATGAGGTAACAATTGTTACTGATATAGTGTGA
- a CDS encoding M56 family metallopeptidase, producing the protein MNLMLEFIVVLTVAGSTVVIFVLLLQLISPHLFSAKWRYAIGNMAMWFYVIPVAIIVRWVNQFLAINQGDDVLTLTKNMSIQGTHIVNPIEMISKQSIPTEVAWILLILWAMGALTYAIWQTYCYYKFIRKIKETTTPILKDSEVTKKLASLKQLLGINGNVKLAYSPVVKSPVLIGLLRPTILLPMDDKVDMDLGMVIHHELVHLKRKDLWIRMLVLVVSTLHWFNPFAHFLRKDINMWSELSCDEEVVKEMSYTERKTYGQTILNVMIGAKGLPVKFCASLSGDGKQLKRRLMMMLNVKKPNKKTMFMTAVLILAIGVIGTSTAVWAANNTPEVENFPNEPIASDAKGGSIIDDGNAYDYTFEALTSEQQKYVTKEMAQYYLDEQGNVVHFTDLNTGNIPFESLTAKQQQQATKEIGHYSFMKVNEMINK; encoded by the coding sequence ATGAATCTTATGCTTGAATTTATTGTCGTACTTACAGTTGCAGGTAGCACTGTCGTAATATTTGTATTGTTGTTACAGCTTATTTCACCCCATTTATTTTCTGCCAAATGGCGTTACGCAATTGGAAATATGGCTATGTGGTTCTATGTAATTCCCGTAGCAATTATAGTTAGATGGGTCAACCAGTTCTTAGCTATTAATCAAGGTGACGATGTACTCACTCTTACAAAAAATATGTCTATCCAAGGTACACATATCGTAAACCCGATAGAGATGATTTCAAAGCAAAGCATTCCAACAGAAGTAGCTTGGATATTATTAATCCTATGGGCTATGGGGGCTCTAACCTATGCTATTTGGCAAACGTATTGTTATTACAAGTTTATAAGAAAAATAAAAGAAACTACAACCCCCATTTTAAAGGACAGTGAGGTAACTAAGAAGCTTGCCTCCTTGAAACAGTTGCTTGGGATAAATGGAAATGTAAAACTTGCCTATAGCCCTGTTGTCAAAAGTCCTGTTCTTATCGGATTACTGAGACCAACGATACTACTTCCGATGGATGATAAAGTAGATATGGATTTGGGCATGGTCATTCACCATGAACTGGTTCACCTAAAGCGCAAAGATTTATGGATAAGAATGCTTGTATTGGTAGTCAGTACGTTACACTGGTTCAATCCTTTCGCTCATTTCTTACGCAAGGATATTAACATGTGGAGCGAGTTATCATGCGATGAAGAAGTCGTAAAAGAAATGTCTTATACCGAACGAAAAACGTACGGCCAAACTATTCTAAACGTTATGATAGGTGCTAAGGGATTACCAGTAAAGTTCTGTGCTTCATTATCTGGAGATGGAAAACAATTGAAAAGGAGATTAATGATGATGTTAAATGTTAAGAAACCCAATAAAAAAACTATGTTTATGACAGCTGTATTGATTCTAGCTATTGGTGTTATTGGTACTTCTACGGCTGTATGGGCCGCAAATAATACACCCGAGGTAGAAAACTTTCCAAATGAGCCAATTGCTAGCGATGCAAAGGGGGGTTCGATTATTGATGATGGAAACGCCTATGATTATACTTTTGAAGCATTAACTTCTGAACAACAAAAGTATGTCACAAAGGAAATGGCTCAATATTATCTGGACGAACAAGGAAATGTTGTTCACTTCACGGATTTAAATACAGGCAATATCCCTTTCGAGTCTTTAACTGCTAAACAGCAACAGCAGGCAACGAAGGAAATTGGTCATTACTCATTTATGAAAGTGAATGAAATGATTAACAAATAA
- a CDS encoding nucleotidyltransferase family protein, whose product MNNQQKVIDDIEIILEKKGFNFLLDNLVHHKILNFLIEDKTIFLFLSKRLEGSQFDTLLFLNKVTMLRNSILKKELEKLSKEELDFIVYKGFVANFNFYSKSGLRVMNDIDLFIDRADREKINALLNNLGYKYGFLDESGHLIEITDERHEKEKSFYKQHVITFEGDYIENTFSKTNLFIKDNKTIVFYSEIEVITEIIEKEQTYGKSDFIPCKYYLKDMKYMGISPADVIYFTTLKFENDYSSRKHSWAYIYEITETMRNSRVSFDEMENIFSARNTREAWQFVRKYVTEFRGEGD is encoded by the coding sequence TTGAATAATCAGCAAAAGGTTATTGACGATATTGAAATAATTCTAGAAAAAAAAGGTTTTAATTTCTTATTAGATAACTTAGTGCACCATAAGATATTAAATTTCTTGATAGAAGATAAAACAATATTTCTGTTCTTATCTAAAAGGTTAGAGGGGAGTCAATTTGACACATTATTGTTCTTGAATAAGGTGACAATGCTAAGAAATTCAATTCTCAAAAAGGAACTTGAAAAACTCTCCAAAGAAGAACTTGATTTTATTGTATACAAAGGCTTTGTCGCTAATTTTAATTTTTATTCTAAGTCTGGTTTAAGAGTAATGAACGATATAGACCTGTTTATTGATCGAGCGGATAGGGAGAAAATTAATGCTTTATTAAACAATTTAGGTTATAAATATGGTTTTTTAGATGAAAGTGGCCATCTTATAGAAATTACTGACGAAAGGCATGAGAAAGAGAAGTCATTTTACAAGCAACATGTAATTACATTTGAGGGCGATTATATTGAAAATACTTTCAGCAAAACGAATTTATTTATAAAAGACAACAAGACCATCGTATTTTACTCAGAAATAGAAGTAATTACGGAAATTATAGAGAAAGAACAAACATATGGAAAGAGCGATTTTATCCCATGTAAATACTATTTGAAAGATATGAAGTATATGGGAATCTCACCAGCAGATGTGATCTATTTTACAACGTTAAAATTTGAAAACGATTACAGTTCAAGAAAGCATTCCTGGGCTTATATTTATGAAATCACCGAGACTATGAGGAACAGTAGAGTAAGCTTTGATGAAATGGAAAATATCTTTAGTGCGCGGAATACAAGAGAAGCTTGGCAATTTGTACGTAAGTATGTAACTGAATTTAGAGGTGAAGGTGATTAG
- a CDS encoding MFS transporter, which yields MEAVEKVEKVVGKEASLWRNKKFLFLWIAQIFSGIGEQLHLLALPWIMYDLTRNSTMMGTLAAIEQIPILLLGFLMGALIDNINKKLIMITSLALSIITVISLYSLVNVGYLVVPSLFIAGFVLAFASSLYSVTISSTIPLIIKKDRLVEANSQISLGQNIIVLLGPSLAGILIATFGAQNILWINSFSYFFLILAVLNLKINEDNTKKTTISVRGILKDALEGIKYLWKNNTLRMISFLTLFINIGLGSTLAIFLFYTRELGISSAQMGFIYSGGTIGAISIALTVRIWSKKIGRGKGILIGSITAGIGTILISVSDSLLPLILSYGLLLISVSFANINIVTLIQEITPKDLLGRVNAGNRTISRIAVPFSMLSSGILVNYIKINHIFLASGILIVAIALITFRKEMTFKNIKTN from the coding sequence ATGGAAGCAGTAGAAAAGGTAGAAAAAGTTGTTGGTAAAGAGGCTTCATTATGGCGGAATAAAAAATTCTTATTTCTATGGATCGCACAGATATTTTCGGGTATAGGTGAACAATTACATTTACTTGCCTTACCTTGGATTATGTATGATCTAACAAGGAATTCTACAATGATGGGTACATTAGCTGCAATAGAGCAAATACCGATTTTATTGCTGGGTTTCTTGATGGGTGCTTTAATTGATAACATTAACAAAAAACTTATTATGATTACTTCACTAGCACTTTCTATAATAACTGTAATAAGTTTGTATTCTTTAGTTAATGTAGGTTATTTAGTTGTACCTTCTTTATTTATCGCAGGATTTGTTTTAGCTTTCGCTAGTAGTCTGTATTCAGTAACCATAAGTTCAACAATACCTTTGATCATAAAGAAGGACAGGCTAGTGGAAGCAAATTCTCAAATTTCCTTAGGACAAAATATTATTGTTTTGTTAGGGCCAAGTTTAGCGGGGATACTTATTGCTACTTTCGGAGCTCAAAATATATTATGGATAAATTCCTTCTCATATTTTTTCCTAATACTAGCGGTACTGAACTTGAAAATTAACGAAGATAATACCAAGAAAACAACTATATCAGTTAGAGGTATATTAAAAGATGCTTTAGAAGGCATAAAGTATCTCTGGAAGAATAATACTCTCAGAATGATATCCTTCTTAACTTTGTTTATTAATATTGGTTTAGGTTCAACATTAGCTATATTCTTGTTTTACACAAGAGAATTAGGCATTTCATCTGCACAAATGGGTTTTATCTATAGTGGTGGAACCATTGGAGCTATAAGTATTGCTCTTACGGTCAGGATTTGGTCTAAAAAAATAGGGAGAGGTAAAGGGATTCTTATTGGATCTATAACTGCAGGGATAGGAACCATTCTAATTAGTGTATCTGATTCCTTGCTGCCTCTAATCCTATCATATGGCTTGCTTTTAATCTCAGTCTCTTTTGCGAACATAAATATTGTAACGCTTATCCAAGAGATAACCCCTAAAGATCTCTTAGGAAGAGTTAATGCTGGAAACCGCACGATAAGTAGAATTGCTGTACCATTTTCAATGTTGTCATCGGGTATTTTGGTTAATTACATCAAAATTAATCATATTTTCTTAGCAAGCGGTATATTAATTGTTGCTATAGCTTTAATTACATTCCGAAAAGAAATGACTTTTAAGAACATTAAAACCAATTAG
- a CDS encoding nucleoside-diphosphate kinase yields the protein MKDNYTFIVFSPDAVEQKLVYPILNFLEEEHGICAVKLKYLNINLRQLERLYQEQIQKMSPNWWLVEKLFSLGRSVAVLLHKEHSSTDLSEYITAIKGKSDPTVCSTDSIRGKFGAENRFINLIHTPDNHDRCKEEINIFFTPTEIEESRLRPNLSLLDENYGHSNLLDFYATLSRVKRRILYLFTQKEQSEYHESLAKLFVEEYNYQLKQFKGNSDRLVISETYKELLMHQKEFISNIEDEHDLFLLLKKLVLLPFYHEINIYEEYEQKKYSWGPFLTEWEMLTLQSGVTKPINLLFGGINS from the coding sequence TTGAAAGATAATTACACATTTATTGTATTTTCTCCTGACGCAGTTGAACAGAAATTAGTTTATCCCATATTAAATTTTTTGGAAGAGGAACATGGTATATGTGCTGTGAAGCTCAAATACTTGAATATAAACTTACGGCAGTTAGAGCGGCTTTATCAAGAGCAAATTCAAAAAATGTCACCTAATTGGTGGTTAGTAGAAAAACTATTTTCATTGGGGCGAAGTGTTGCAGTTCTTTTACATAAGGAACATTCTAGTACGGATCTAAGTGAATATATAACAGCAATTAAAGGGAAGTCAGACCCAACCGTTTGTTCAACCGATAGTATTAGGGGGAAATTTGGAGCGGAAAATAGATTTATTAATCTAATACATACTCCCGACAACCATGATAGGTGTAAAGAAGAAATTAATATATTTTTCACACCTACTGAAATAGAGGAGTCTAGGTTAAGACCAAATCTATCATTATTAGATGAGAATTACGGACATTCCAACTTACTGGATTTTTATGCCACGCTTTCTAGAGTGAAGAGAAGAATTTTATATTTATTTACTCAGAAAGAGCAGAGTGAATACCATGAATCGTTGGCAAAGTTATTCGTTGAAGAATACAACTATCAACTTAAACAATTTAAAGGTAATAGTGACAGATTAGTAATTAGTGAAACATATAAGGAGCTCTTGATGCACCAAAAAGAATTCATAAGCAACATCGAAGACGAACACGATTTATTTTTGTTGCTAAAGAAACTAGTTTTACTGCCGTTTTACCATGAAATAAATATTTATGAAGAGTATGAACAAAAGAAATATAGTTGGGGACCGTTCTTAACTGAATGGGAAATGCTTACTCTCCAAAGTGGCGTAACAAAACCAATAAACTTACTGTTCGGAGGAATTAATTCATGA
- a CDS encoding aspartate aminotransferase family protein, whose amino-acid sequence MKEVNEELLHLNEYFYNPTEDIVMERGEGIYLYDSTGKEYIDCAAATFNLSLGYNHPEVIEAVQGQLNGIVHVTSSYMTEPVAKLVEKLIEVTPKSLTKIHLKVSGGSTANEGAIKMAQNYHGKPGVLSLFRSHVGQTIYTMNASGLSFRRQKFPNLLQSGITHVPPAYCYRCFYNQTPDSCETLCVSRINEFIDYGSSGDIACMILEPILGNGDNIIPPPEYFWKLRKLADERNFALIFDEIQTGVGRTGEMFAADYFGVEPDIMTIAKGLGGSGFQIAAIAAREEYANLEGHHHSFTYGSNVLASAAALKTLDIISQPEFLDNVKNTGEYIVSYLQELQKKHPFIGDVRGAGLMIGFEIVDENGAPDLELTHQITKLAFNNGLIFRTSRYGFGNVIKIRPSLTLTMREARNICDRLDFTLQELANSYV is encoded by the coding sequence ATGAAAGAAGTAAATGAGGAATTGCTACATTTAAATGAATACTTCTATAATCCGACAGAAGATATTGTGATGGAAAGAGGAGAGGGTATTTATTTATATGACTCTACCGGAAAAGAGTATATTGACTGCGCAGCGGCAACTTTCAATTTAAGTTTAGGATACAACCATCCAGAAGTAATAGAAGCTGTCCAGGGACAATTAAATGGTATTGTTCATGTTACATCTAGTTACATGACTGAGCCTGTTGCGAAATTAGTTGAAAAGTTGATTGAAGTAACACCCAAAAGTTTAACTAAGATCCATCTCAAAGTATCTGGGGGGTCAACAGCAAACGAAGGTGCTATAAAGATGGCTCAGAACTATCATGGTAAACCCGGTGTGTTATCTCTGTTTCGATCACATGTAGGACAAACAATTTATACAATGAACGCTTCTGGTTTATCTTTCAGGCGTCAAAAGTTTCCAAACCTACTTCAATCAGGGATAACACATGTACCTCCAGCATACTGTTACAGATGTTTTTATAATCAAACTCCTGATTCATGTGAGACTCTTTGTGTTTCAAGAATAAATGAGTTTATTGATTATGGTAGTAGCGGAGATATAGCTTGTATGATTTTAGAACCTATTTTAGGTAACGGCGATAACATTATCCCGCCACCTGAGTATTTTTGGAAACTAAGAAAACTAGCAGACGAAAGAAATTTTGCCTTAATCTTTGACGAGATTCAAACTGGTGTAGGTCGAACAGGTGAAATGTTCGCTGCGGATTACTTTGGTGTCGAACCAGATATCATGACGATCGCAAAGGGATTGGGTGGATCAGGCTTTCAAATTGCTGCGATAGCAGCGAGAGAGGAATATGCTAACTTGGAGGGCCATCATCATTCCTTCACATATGGATCTAACGTATTAGCTTCTGCAGCCGCACTAAAAACTTTAGATATTATAAGTCAACCTGAGTTTTTGGATAATGTTAAAAACACAGGAGAATATATAGTTTCCTATTTACAGGAATTACAGAAAAAGCATCCATTCATCGGAGACGTGCGTGGCGCTGGATTAATGATTGGCTTCGAAATTGTTGATGAAAACGGTGCACCTGATCTAGAACTAACACACCAAATTACTAAATTGGCATTCAATAATGGATTGATCTTTAGAACTTCTAGATATGGATTTGGAAATGTTATTAAAATAAGGCCATCTTTGACTTTAACAATGAGGGAAGCTAGAAATATTTGTGATAGATTAGATTTCACATTGCAGGAGTTAGCTAATTCCTATGTTTAA
- a CDS encoding transposase — protein MCDLRTNQPIALLTGRDTATVTDYLKQQSKLYVVARDGSNSYKAAITAASSTIVQVSDRFHLVQNLSKNLKEALGFRVAS, from the coding sequence ATTTGTGATTTACGCACGAATCAACCGATTGCCTTGTTAACTGGTCGTGATACAGCGACCGTGACAGACTACTTAAAGCAACAATCGAAACTCTATGTCGTAGCACGTGATGGGTCCAATTCGTATAAAGCCGCCATTACAGCGGCCTCATCGACGATTGTTCAAGTAAGTGATCGTTTTCACCTTGTTCAAAATCTCTCGAAAAACTTAAAAGAAGCTTTAGGCTTTCGTGTTGCCTCATGA
- a CDS encoding recombinase family protein, translating into MRKIGYIRVSSTSQNPSRQFQQLNEIGMDIIYEEKVSGATKDREQLQKMLEDLQESDIIYVIDLTRITRSTQDLFELIDLIRSKKASLKSIKDSWLDLSEDNPYSQFLITVMAGVNQLERDLIRMRQREGIELAKKEGKFKGRLKKYHKNHAGMNYAVKLYKEGGMTVNQICEITNVSRASLYRRLSEGNK; encoded by the coding sequence TTGCGGAAAATCGGTTATATACGTGTCAGCTCAACTAGCCAAAATCCTTCAAGGCAATTTCAGCAACTGAACGAAATCGGAATGGATATTATATACGAAGAAAAAGTTTCTGGAGCAACAAAGGATCGTGAGCAACTTCAAAAAATGTTAGAGGATTTACAGGAAAGTGACATTATTTATGTTATAGACTTGACTCGTATCACTCGAAGTACGCAGGATTTATTTGAATTGATTGATTTAATACGAAGTAAAAAAGCAAGCTTAAAATCAATCAAGGATTCATGGCTAGATTTGTCAGAAGATAATCCATACAGCCAATTCTTAATTACAGTAATGGCTGGTGTTAACCAATTAGAGCGAGACCTTATCCGTATGCGACAACGTGAAGGGATAGAGCTGGCCAAGAAAGAAGGAAAGTTTAAAGGTCGATTAAAAAAATATCATAAAAATCACGCTGGTATGAATTATGCAGTAAAGCTATATAAAGAAGGAGGTATGACTGTAAATCAAATTTGTGAAATTACAAATGTATCTAGAGCTTCATTATATAGAAGGCTATCAGAAGGGAACAAATAG